One window from the genome of Methanoculleus sp. 7T encodes:
- a CDS encoding radical SAM protein, translating into MAYRYLFGPVLSRRLGVSLGVDLVPHKTCTFDCVYCECGRTTDLTCERREYVPTERVVAELDDYLARAPDLDYITFAGSGEPTLHTGIGEVISFIKDRYPRYRVAVLTGSALLADPDVRAALMRADLVVPSLDAVSEEVFRKINRPSPGLTAGQVLAGLTAFAREFGGEIWLEVFIVPGQNDTEDEIRRLFEAVAAISPDRVQVNTLDRPGTEVWVRPAPPLALERIASRLGENAEVIGAACRDRALPPEVEDAGEIILATIRRRPCTQGDLAALLGLRPAEVAKCLRVLEAGGLIEPVREKRGTFYRAI; encoded by the coding sequence ATGGCATACCGCTACCTCTTCGGCCCGGTTCTCTCTCGGCGCCTGGGCGTGTCGCTCGGGGTCGACCTCGTGCCGCACAAGACCTGCACATTCGACTGCGTCTACTGCGAGTGCGGACGGACGACCGACCTCACCTGCGAACGGCGCGAGTACGTCCCGACGGAACGCGTCGTCGCGGAACTCGACGATTATCTCGCTCGGGCGCCGGACCTCGACTACATCACGTTCGCAGGCTCGGGGGAGCCGACGCTTCATACGGGCATCGGCGAGGTCATCTCCTTCATCAAAGACCGCTACCCCCGCTATCGCGTTGCCGTGCTGACGGGGAGCGCGCTCCTCGCCGACCCGGATGTCAGGGCCGCCCTCATGCGGGCAGACCTCGTCGTACCGTCGCTCGATGCTGTCTCCGAAGAGGTCTTCCGCAAGATCAACCGCCCCTCTCCCGGCCTCACCGCCGGGCAGGTGCTTGCTGGGCTCACGGCCTTTGCCCGTGAGTTCGGCGGCGAGATATGGCTCGAGGTCTTCATCGTCCCCGGTCAGAACGACACGGAGGATGAGATCCGACGTCTCTTTGAAGCCGTCGCGGCGATTAGCCCTGACCGCGTGCAGGTAAACACCCTCGATCGGCCCGGCACCGAGGTCTGGGTTCGGCCGGCACCGCCTCTGGCTCTCGAACGGATCGCATCGAGGCTCGGCGAGAACGCGGAGGTTATCGGGGCGGCGTGCAGGGACCGGGCGCTGCCGCCGGAGGTCGAGGATGCCGGGGAGATCATCCTTGCGACGATCAGGCGCCGGCCCTGCACACAGGGCGACTTGGCCGCCCTTCTCGGCCTCCGCCCGGCCGAGGTTGCAAAGTGCCTGAGGGTCCTCGAAGCCGGGGGCCTGATCGAGCCCGTGCGGGAGAAGAGGGGCACTTTCTACCGGGCGATCTAA
- a CDS encoding sugar phosphate isomerase/epimerase family protein, translating to MFGVSTYCLHREPLSAALDKLAPVTDCVEVMDEGLHYLENTEPLESYSYLYFIHAPSRGVNIASILEPIRRASVEVLTQTFSIAAEIGADVVVHPGYYAWTQERGRAAEKFQQSLTELTAAARDLSVTFFVENMGNWEYFFLRSCEDLPLIDGIGLALDVGHAHLNGCLDAFLAHPAAHYHLHDNSGTEDTHSPVGAGTIDFAAVMDAVRRSNVIPVVEVDTLEGVTASIGALEAIDAARAGE from the coding sequence ATGTTCGGCGTCTCCACCTACTGCCTTCACCGCGAGCCGCTCTCCGCGGCACTCGATAAACTCGCTCCCGTAACCGATTGCGTGGAGGTGATGGACGAAGGGCTGCATTACCTCGAAAATACGGAGCCGCTTGAGAGTTACTCGTACCTCTACTTCATCCATGCACCGTCCCGGGGGGTCAACATCGCAAGCATCCTCGAGCCAATCCGAAGGGCGAGCGTCGAGGTCCTGACGCAGACGTTTTCCATCGCCGCCGAGATCGGAGCGGATGTGGTCGTCCACCCGGGCTACTATGCGTGGACCCAAGAACGGGGACGGGCCGCGGAGAAGTTCCAGCAGTCGCTCACCGAACTGACGGCGGCCGCACGTGACCTCTCGGTCACGTTCTTCGTCGAGAACATGGGGAACTGGGAGTACTTCTTCCTGCGCTCCTGCGAGGACCTGCCGCTCATCGACGGGATCGGGCTTGCGCTCGACGTCGGCCACGCACACCTGAACGGGTGTCTGGATGCATTCCTCGCCCACCCGGCGGCGCACTACCATCTGCACGACAACAGCGGCACCGAGGATACGCACTCGCCGGTCGGGGCCGGGACGATCGATTTTGCGGCCGTGATGGACGCCGTGCGCAGGAGCAACGTCATCCCCGTCGTCGAGGTGGACACCCTCGAGGGGGTAACCGCCAGCATCGGCGCGCTTGAGGCGATCGATGCCGCTCGCGCGGGGGAATAA